Proteins found in one Synechococcus sp. LA31 genomic segment:
- a CDS encoding MscL family protein — protein MFRRWLREYADFFFKKGNALELAIGVLVATQFQQIVDVITKDLLMPLLNPLALGGSWQDLSVPYFGGEIMVGRVIDMILNSLIVGWVLFVLIKLISRTRSLTASVIPGDTDG, from the coding sequence ATGTTTCGTCGTTGGTTACGTGAGTATGCTGACTTCTTCTTTAAGAAGGGCAATGCATTGGAATTGGCCATCGGTGTGCTCGTGGCCACTCAGTTTCAGCAGATTGTGGATGTGATTACCAAGGATCTGTTGATGCCTCTGCTCAATCCGTTGGCTCTTGGCGGTAGTTGGCAGGATCTCTCGGTTCCCTACTTTGGTGGGGAGATCATGGTGGGGCGTGTGATTGATATGATCTTGAACTCATTGATTGTTGGTTGGGTGTTGTTTGTGTTGATCAAGTTGATCAGTCGCACTCGGTCGTTGACGGCAAGTGTTATTCCTGGCGATACCGACGGGTGA
- a CDS encoding ammonium transporter has translation MRTRWRNALIAAAAVPAMQLLCGALLPAEAVEDAGALAAADNTLVLVSAALVLLMTPGLAFFYGGFVQGRNVLNTMAMSFVMMGIATLVWASFGFSLAFANGGTLQPWIGNPFSYALLENIPAAWQPLAIPGLSFALFQGMFAIITPALISGALVERISFRFWCLFTPVWLLLVYAPLAHMVWGGGLLGKDLDFAGGTVVHISSGVTALMLAALLGARRGWPQSMRPPHDVTQILLGTGLLWFGWFGFNGGSQLTVAGAELPFTTTHVSAAAGMVAWSLLETFSDGRKPTVVGMATGAVAGLVGITPAAGFVTVGSSMLIGSLTALVCFFSVQIKVKLRFDDSLDTYAVHGVGGTAGALLTGVFANADLIASHPAGQVLAEQGRLALVSGQLQAVLVAYGLAAAGTLLIAAALRGLGVRFRVPVSAENLGVDVQEHGEEAYAERIGSPQLF, from the coding sequence ATGCGCACCCGTTGGCGGAATGCCTTGATTGCGGCTGCCGCGGTGCCGGCGATGCAGCTGCTCTGTGGAGCCCTGCTGCCAGCTGAGGCTGTTGAAGATGCTGGCGCCTTGGCAGCGGCAGACAACACCTTGGTGCTGGTGTCTGCTGCCTTGGTGCTGTTGATGACCCCAGGGCTCGCTTTTTTCTACGGCGGCTTTGTTCAGGGCCGCAATGTGCTCAACACGATGGCGATGAGCTTCGTGATGATGGGCATTGCCACGTTGGTTTGGGCGAGCTTCGGTTTCAGCCTCGCCTTCGCTAACGGCGGCACCCTGCAGCCCTGGATTGGAAATCCCTTCAGTTATGCCCTGCTGGAGAACATTCCGGCCGCTTGGCAGCCGCTTGCGATTCCCGGGCTGAGTTTTGCTCTGTTTCAGGGCATGTTTGCGATCATCACACCGGCATTGATTTCAGGTGCTCTGGTGGAGCGCATCAGCTTCCGCTTTTGGTGCTTGTTTACCCCGGTCTGGCTGCTGTTGGTTTATGCGCCGCTGGCTCACATGGTCTGGGGCGGTGGTCTGCTGGGTAAGGACCTTGACTTTGCCGGTGGCACGGTAGTGCACATCAGCTCTGGTGTCACAGCTCTGATGCTTGCAGCCTTGTTGGGTGCCCGTCGCGGCTGGCCGCAGTCGATGCGTCCGCCCCACGACGTGACCCAGATTCTTTTGGGGACTGGCCTGCTCTGGTTCGGTTGGTTTGGCTTCAATGGCGGCAGCCAGCTCACGGTGGCGGGTGCCGAATTGCCCTTCACCACCACCCATGTGTCTGCGGCGGCGGGAATGGTGGCTTGGTCATTGTTGGAGACCTTCAGCGATGGCCGCAAACCCACCGTGGTGGGGATGGCCACCGGCGCAGTGGCTGGCTTGGTGGGGATTACACCAGCTGCTGGCTTTGTGACGGTGGGATCGAGCATGTTGATCGGCTCCCTCACCGCGCTGGTGTGCTTCTTCTCCGTGCAAATCAAGGTGAAGCTGCGCTTTGATGACTCCCTCGATACCTACGCGGTTCACGGTGTTGGTGGTACAGCCGGAGCGTTGCTCACTGGGGTGTTTGCCAATGCCGATCTCATCGCGAGCCACCCTGCAGGGCAGGTTTTGGCCGAGCAGGGTCGTCTGGCCTTGGTATCCGGCCAGTTGCAGGCTGTTTTGGTGGCCTATGGCCTTGCCGCAGCGGGCACGTTGTTGATCGCTGCTGCCTTGCGGGGTCTTGGAGTGCGCTTCCGCGTGCCCGTGTCAGCTGAGAATCTCGGTGTGGATGTGCAGGAGCACGGTGAGGAAGCTTATGCCGAACGAATCGGTTCGCCTCAGCTGTTCTGA
- the msrB gene encoding peptide-methionine (R)-S-oxide reductase MsrB — protein MPRRSVLATLTALFTPLLAPRAAEAASAASDPKWQLSDAQWKQRLSPAAYQVLRKEGTERPFSSPLNAEKRAGTFHCAGCDLPLFSSNAKYDSGTGWPSFWQPLANAIGTKVDFKLIVPRTEYHCRRCGGHQGHVFGDGPKPTGKRYCNNGVALSFKPNPQNS, from the coding sequence ATGCCTCGCCGCAGCGTTCTGGCCACTCTTACGGCCTTGTTCACCCCGCTTCTCGCACCTCGCGCCGCCGAGGCGGCTTCAGCCGCCTCCGATCCCAAGTGGCAACTCAGCGATGCGCAGTGGAAGCAGCGGCTCAGTCCGGCCGCCTATCAAGTGCTTCGCAAAGAAGGCACCGAACGCCCCTTCAGCAGCCCACTGAACGCCGAAAAGCGAGCTGGTACGTTCCACTGCGCCGGCTGCGATCTGCCACTGTTCAGCTCCAACGCCAAATACGACAGCGGCACCGGCTGGCCGAGCTTCTGGCAACCCCTGGCCAACGCCATCGGCACCAAGGTGGATTTCAAGCTGATCGTGCCACGCACGGAATACCACTGCCGCCGTTGCGGGGGCCACCAGGGCCATGTGTTTGGCGACGGCCCCAAACCAACAGGCAAGCGCTACTGCAACAACGGCGTCGCGCTCAGCTTCAAGCCCAACCCTCAGAACAGCTGA